The genomic region tctctctctccctctgcccctcccctgcttcctgctcactcacactctcaaatcttaaaaaaataaaaataaaaaagggcacATAAAGTAGAATGTTCATAATAACAACTACATAAAAATGTGAATGATCTGAAGCAGAAGAGGGATCttggaaattaataataaagatacATCTTgtaggaggcacctgggtggctcagttgttaagcgtctgccttcggctcaggtcatgatcccagggtcctgggatcgagccctgcgtccagcgggagcctgcttctccctctcccactccccctgcttgtgttccctctctcactatctctctgtcaaataaataaataaaatcttaaaaaaaaaaagatacatcttgtatttaaaaataaaggtattcaggggtgcctgggtggctcagtagcttaagcatctgccttcagctcaggtcacgattctgggttcctgggatccaaccggagtggggctccctgctcagcagggagtctgcttctccctctccctctgcccctccccctgctcatgagtgCGCatcactttctctttcaaatgaataaataaataaaatcttaaaaaaaaaaagttaattctgaTGCACAGACAAGAGAGTGGGGTCTCACTATAGTTACCTCCAATAAATCTTTTCCTCCTGCacagggggaaaaggagaaaccGCATGTACTATTTCCAGGCATGGGACAGAATAAACACAAGtctgtaatttctctttgttctaataaaagcattttattacACTTCCTGGATTTTCTGCTTTGAAAGCGATTCCCCCCATGCTGCCTCTTTCACTCACAACAGAGGCAAAACAGGAAAACCAGCCATTCTGGCTTGCCAAAGAACCAActgaaaagaaattcttttttttcatcaatAAACTCCTGGataggtttttgggtttttttgatttgtttgttttgtgaaatACAGTGGCTTCCAAACTTCTGGATTTCATAGGTgggtctttaattttttgtttcttaatttagGGTGACTAACATAAGGTTGCCAATTTTACATTTTGTAActtaaggacacacacacacacacacacacacacacacacacacacacccctcataTTGCTGACTACAAAATGGttcagctgctatggaaaataggcaattcatcaaaatgttaaacacagagttattctaggacccagcaattccactcttagttatttatctgagagaaataaaaagtacgTCCACACAGAAACGtgtacgtgaatgttcatagcaacatcaTTTATAGTAGTCACAAtgtggaaaaaaacccaaatgtccatcaactgatgaacagataaacaaaaagtggtatatctatacaatggaatatttgacaatgaaaaggaacaaagtgctgatacatgctacaatatggatgaaacttgagaacATTATTTTCAGTGGAAGAAGACAAAtacaaaaggttacatactgtatgattccatttatatgaaatgtccagaataggcaaacccatATAGacacaaagtagattagtggttgccagggcctgggagaagGAGAGGTAGAATACAGCTAGTAGGTACATATAGAGTATCTTTGGGGGAGGGGTTGAAAATACTCTAATGTTAGATAGTGCTAATGGTTATACAACTCTGTGGACTCTAccctttaaaagggtgaattttatggtctgtaaattatatctcaataaagctgttacaaaaaAATCCCACGCAATTactatatattctattttctatttaaacataaaaaacaaaaacaaaaaaactaagaaCAAAATCTCAGGATAAAATACAGTCCATTAAATTTGATAACTAGAATTTATGAAAAAactaattatattttactttcacAGTTCATCATAGACAGATGGGAACTTTGTCAAACATCTTAGACTCAGCAGACATTTAAAGGGATGTCAGTTACTTTTCCCACTCAACTAACTACCAGGTGGTTCAAACGAAGCAATATTCCTCTGAAATTAATACTTGTAGGCCTCAAAATGCaagaaccaaataaaaacaaaggagaaaatattaaatacacttgctattgaaaatagaaaattaactcacttcttgaaaacaaaataaagccaaaCAAAAAACTCCGCCCCAAACCAACTCTAAGAACCAGCTTTGAGAATCACTAGTATGAAAAGAATGACATTTGGCATTTGGATTCCAGTTCTGTCCAGTACTAAATTGGTGATCTTGAGTTTGTGGCTTAAcctaaacttcagtttccttgtcagtatactgagaaatttaaatgagatcatgcatggAAAGCAGCGCTACTCAAAGCATGGTATGCGGACCACTGCTGGTCCACAAGCTGCTGGTCTGCATTAAGTACAGACACGAAGCATAAGCATTTAGAACATCTTACAGCAAGGTAAGagttaatgtttgttgaatctaataattttttaaaagatgtatttatctatttgagagagagagagagagagcgatcagggatgggcagaggggagagtccaacgcagggctcgatcccacgaccccgagatcagggccctgagatcacgacccaagctgaaaccaagagtcagctgctcaactgcgccacccaggcgccccttgaatctaataattttaaaaactctatattctgtatgtttttttcatgttatttttctggTAATTTAATTTAGTTCGGGCCCTGCGTATCTCTAGCTTAGATTATTCAACTGCTTCCTAACCTCTTTCCCTGCCTTAGTTAAGTCTATCCATAATATGGTTACCAGATTTCACCATATAACCACCCTACCTAAAACCCTTCAATGGATACATAAAAAACTTCGTGATTATCTCTGGGGAGAATGGGGGTGTCTGGGGTAGGAGAAACATTTATCTCATTTGTCTTTCACTTTAGTACTATCTTAATTGTTTATCATTAGTAATTACATAGTTCCAGTGTTTTaccaaagtgtttttaaaaaagtactttatatgtcaattataactcagtaaacgtggggatgggggaagaaagaaagaaagaaaagtactgaTTTGTAACACCTTGGAGGGGGAAAAACCTACCTGGTCCTTTACCAagatagtttgagaagcactgatacCAGGCACTTCACTGAATGCTGAGCACAAAGTAAGAAATCTCAAAATGTAAATTTCCTCTCTGCCTACGGGACTCTATGATCAGTCACTAAATGCTTACGATGAGCCCCCAAAGcgaagaaaagataaatgttgCGCAGGTgctaaagaaatttaagaaatgtagTTGCAGAAATAAAACCCGcctaacagaaaagaaataaggtaAAAGACAATCAGTATAAGCTCTAATTAAGTGATaccaaaaaaaatattctgacaaACTAGGGTTCTTTTCAGGTGAAAGTGGTCAAGGAGGTTTGGTCAGAGGAAGTGTGACTAGATCGGGGCCTTTGAAGGCTCCATAGTGTTCACGCAGCTGAGAGGAGCTGGGGCATTGAGGCAGAGAACTCCCAGAGCGAAAGCAGAGAGGGAAACCATTCGGGTAGCTGAAACTAACAGGACAGCAGTAGAAAGGAGGGGTCGGAACTGACTTTATGGGACAACCTTGTCTTTGTCTACCAATTCAAGGAtttaaacaaaaaccaagaagTCATTGAAGATTTTTgagctgaaaaacaaaatgatcaAACTGGGGTCACACAAGCAGTACCGCGTGACCTGCTATTGTTATCACTACATATCACTCTCTGTGAGGTGTCAATCTTTTTCCTTTCGTTGCATTCAACCCTGCAAAAGATCCCAACCTCAGATCAGTCCAACCATCCACTTTCTAGACTCCTGAACTTAAATCCTGACTTAGATTTGCTGAAGAAAACCAAACCCTGCAGAATGATACACAACTACTGTGTAGTCTCCAACCTGAGCAGGGCCCTCAGCCTGGCCCAGCCAATCTTTTTTAGTGTTCCTGGCccacttcctcttctctttcccaaggACCAACTGTTTCTAGCTTTCACGGTTATCCTCAAGCCCCTCTACTCCATTGCCTCCCAGATCTTTCAGCCGGTGTCTCTGCCCCCTTCCTCTGAGGAACAACTGAGGTCAGTCATCAGACAAGGAAGAACTCTTTCAACTTTCTCCACCCAAGcctaaaaacatacatatttcaAATGCCCACCCAGACTTCTTTGCTTCTAATCTAAGCCCTCCATTTGTGATTTATCAATCATTTCCTGTCCCTTAGTTGGttgttcctcatttcttttttttctttttaagatattattgtttttaagtaatctccacacccaacgtgggattcgaactccccaccctgagatcaagagtcacatgctctatcgactgagccagccaggtgccccggttgtccctcatttctcatttgtttccaatCTTCTCTTTATATCAGCCCATATAAGTTGCTCAAAGCTCTTCCATCTCAGGGAGGAAAAAACCcaacataaaacaaaatctttctttGACGCCATATTGGCTTCCCCTTCTCAAGCACAGATGTCCATAGGCCTTCATCTTCAGTTCTCTTCCTGTCTTATTCTACACAGCCTCCTTGGGCAAACTCACCCATTCCCATGTCTTCAGCTACTATCTCTGAGTCATTAGCCAGCAAATCTGTACTCTTGCCATACTGAGCTCCCATGGTGTCAATCTCACATTCCACTACCGAATAGCATTCTCCATCTTTATGTGTCATTGATACCTCACGTTAAACATGTCCAAAATGGAGTATCTTCCCCCTAAATTTGTCTCTACTTCTATTGTGGATCTCTTTAAGGACTGACACTATCTATTTCGTCATTCATATAGAAAGCTAGGTGTCATCCTAGATACCTCAAGTCATTAACTCAGGCTAATTCTACTTCCTTAAGCTCTCCTATCCAACCCCTATAAATCCCCATTGCTACTGCCTTCGTTCAGACCCTGAATATCTCTAGCTTAGGTTACTCAACCACTTCCTAACCTCCTTTTCTGCTTCCAGCGTTGTTCCCTTAAATCTATTCACAAAATAGTTACTAGATTTGGCCATAAAACTACCCTGCTTGAAACCCTTCAATGGATACATAAGAAACTTCATGGTGATTGTCTCtggggaaaatggggagggaGCTACAATAGGAGGAAATATTTACCTTTCACTTTAGTACTATCTGAATCATTTACTACAGCATGCACTACAAAACTAAAGTTTCAGCAGCTTCAAATGCCTACAATACAAGGTCCTTCATAATCTCCCTACTGGTTACCTTTAAGCTGCTCTCTCAAGTTACTCTTCTGTCCTGAATGCCCTCCAGTGTATCCTTTCATCTTTTAAGACTCTGCCCAAATGGTACTTCCTCCCAACTTTTCCATCCCGAAGAGACCTCTCTCTCCTTTATGTCTACTTTGTGCCGTAAATATACTTCCATCATGGCATCTACAGATCATGTTATACGTCATATTTAAACAGATTGTTTGAaatgtctgtctccctcctttAGTCTTAGATTCCGAGGgcataaaatatttcttactcATCTCTGAATTTCCAGAGTCTAGTTAGAGAATCAGAACTTGCAGAGGGTGGGGCTTGGATTAGAGTGTTTTGAAAATGCTCATCTGGTGATTCTAACTCACTATCCTGTTAACTGATCTAAATTATAAACTCCTTAAGATCAGGAATCATTGTGACCAGCACAATGTGAATGATCAATAAATGGTTTCTAAACTGAAACTGAAGCAGGCAAGTCCTGAAATTGAGGGAGGAAAGGTTGGAGCTGGAGATTTGGAGGCATCAGAATACAAGAAGGTGTGTGAAGCTGTGGCAGTAAATAAGCTTACTCAAGAGAGTACAAAGTGAGAGGACTTAGGAAGCCAGGGCAGACTTCTTTGTCACCCAGTAACTGCAGAGGACTCATTTACATGTGTTTTTCCATCCAGACTGTGAGTTCCTTAAGGTCAGGAACTCTGTCCTATTCATCTCTGTTCACCTGTCACTGAGCACAGTGCACAGTACCTGTTAGGAGCTTAGGAACTTTTTACTGGTCTGTATCAGTGACACTAATAATAGAAGGAGGTACAATACTTCAAGaacacaaaggaagaaatgacTACTTTGgccagggaggtgggggctggaaaTAGAGGTTTTCAGAGGGACAAGTGAGCTCAGTCCTGAAAGAGAAGTTCATTTGGCAGAGAAGTGGCCAGAACttcaagcagagagaacagcaggagCGTAGGTACCAAGGCATGAAAGAGCACAACGCAGACACACCCCTTCCGTGTGGCTGGGATTCGAGGGCATCACACAGGAAAAATGTTAGGGAGCTTTAGAAAATGAGGCTGAGAGGATCAGACTGTGAAGGATTTAAACCTGACTGTGGGTGGCCaaagaggaattttaaatttaatctgaaATGACCAGACTGACTTTTTAACTCGTGGCAGTACGAAGGGCAGAGTCTTTATAAAGAACTGAGACCCAAGGAAAGGAGCTTAATTAGCAGCTGCCCGTCCAGCTAACAAACCCAAGCAAGGGCTGTATCCTCCTTAAGCCTGACACccgagagaaaggagggaagggaatgagAAATCCATTCTATAAAAACCCAAGATTTAAGTCAAGCGAATTCCGAATTCCGACTCCTGCTTGGCCCACCAAGCTGCACTTGTTTCTTCGGGTCTGAACTGGATGGAAAGTTCCAAAGTGGAAATGCCCGGGAGCCTTCTGTTCTACCTTAGGGGTTCCAAGGCACTTCCCATCACAGCCCCACCCCTGCGCGAGGACCACCTGTACAGAGAGGCGCGGGGACAACGCAGGAGCTTCTCAGGCGAACGCGGAACGCCGCGGCACCTACTCGGGACTCGGGGTGGAGAATTGCGCGTGCGCATCTATCGCGcaagccccgccccctgcctTGAAAGCCGGTGGCGGGAAACCGGGCTCAGCGACTCTCGACAGTGCCCCCGCGCCTCCGAAAGGACGCTGTCCCCTAGAGCCCTCTCTCCCACACACTCACCCGCTCCCCGCCGGTCCTCAGGATCCCTGCGGAGCCAGCAGCCCTCACGCGCCGCGCCGCAGCTTTCCCGCCACCCGACCCGGCGGGACTAGTCCCCGCCTGCGTGCGGAGTGGGGCGGGGCGAGCCGGGCTGGTCCATGTAACTCCAAGCGAgcggggtggtggtggaggtggtggtgatgaagtaaggaaaagggaagcGAGTACAAGTACTGTTTTGTCTGAGTCGACCCCCTATGTTGAGCTAAGAACCACAGCGCTATGAATTTTCTGCTGACTTAAGAAAATAGGGATCAAAGTCCGATTAGAGGTAAATTTACAaacattcttccccttctcctagTCAAGTGGATTTTTCCAAAGTCTCAATGGTTAGTTAGAAAAATTAGGCTTTATTTGGGAGGAAGTGGAGAGTTGAGCTACGGGCTAGAGGAGTCTTTGCGGGCGGGGTGTCTTTCATGCTAGAGGTATAGGTTTAAAAGCTTGCGAAGCGTGCAGGCTCCTAAAAGGAAGAGAAcaacaataaatattcattggtaAGTTGAGGATCTCCTCTGGACTCTGCTGAGATTGAGTGTATTTTGCCGATGACAAAAGAAGATAGGGCTCAGACGAATAATTATCTCCTGAATTATTAATCATTTGAATAGAAAGAATCAGTTTCTGGGATATGAAGGGAGTTAGAAGAGATTTGCTGAAGATGAAAGGACACATGAGAGAAAAGTGAAAGGACGCacacaaaaagaggaaaataaagaagactaTAAAACTAGGGGTAAAAGCAGAAAGATACCATTTGAAGAGTGTTTTGATCTGCTCTAACTAAATTAAAACTCCGAGGGTCAAAGCCTCTCCCTCCTACggccccccacccctacctctgCATTTGCTCCAGGCATCAGATTTCCTGTTTTGACCTTAGGGAGCTCTTCTTTGGCTTAAGTACCAGCTGCCTGGAAGCCCCTCTGGGGATGTCTGGCAGAACCGCTAAACtacttaaattttctaaattctaGGCTCACCCTACCCCTTTTTTAGGTTGGGAGCTCACTGGCCCAGGGCCTCCAAAGAGATCCATCATACCAGAATGAACACAAAACCCAGCCGGTGGATGTAGACAAGTTTATGTGGCTTTACAGAACAGTTCAAACCCCAGTGTTCACTTTTCTCAGAGCTACTTCCCCGCCCAAGTCCCTGGGGCAAGCATCCCTGAGATAAGTAGGCTACACTCTCCTGTTAACTTCCCCAACTTTTTTTGGTACAATTGCAGCCTGATCTGGGGCTCAtacctccattttctctctccctgcccccagccccttctcccaaTCCTTGGAATGCCTTGTCTCCATCTGCCTCCTGTGAGGAGTActccctgcttccctgctcccGCATAAACCTAGGGCCCTAATAAACTTGACTGGCAGCAGGGTGAAGGCCAGAAGCTTAAAGGTCTTGGTTCCCTGTGCTCACCACACTGGGTTGGGAGAGGAAGGTATAGGGTGAcaccttttttcccttccctacCTCTCCTGCTGTGCCCCAAAACTCAGACACAGCCACATTCACTCACATTCATACCATTCATACGCACAATCATGCACACACAGCGGCGAAGAGAggtgggatggggagaaagggaagggaagtttGCACAAATCAGCTCATGAATGCAACTTGAAAGATTTCACACggcaaaaggcaaaaaaacacacacataaattaaaaaataaagaagtacatGTCCCTCCCCCAGTCTCTTTCTTCATCCAGGGGCTGGCTCAGCCCCTCCGAGTAAACCCAGAAGCTTCCTACTCCCTCTAGCCAACTGGAGCTTTCACAGGGCCTGGGTCTTCAGTTCAACAGGTTCCCCAGTGCTCTCTGGTTGTCCATTGGAGTCACTGGGCCTGGCACCCTTGAGAATAGACAGTCTCTCAGAAACACTCTTGAGccgggggaagaggagaaagtcGTAGAGGAGACTGCCTAGTCCCCCTCCAATGATTGGGCCCACCCAGTATACCTgtaggaaaaggagaggaataatCAGACTTGGGGAAGGGATCAAGAGCAAGGCTTCTCTTTTTCCAACTCTATGGGTAGAAAACAGACATCTGTACTTGGCATATACAACTGGGCACTATTTAAGCAGAAaccagtgtttgtttgtttttaaattctaaactGCTCTACTGCCTGTACCTTGAAACTTACCATTTCTTTTCTGACTCACCAGATTAGTCCTTTATCccacatatatattctatttcttgttACCAGTTTTCACTAGTTTATagattgctttgaaaaaaatgttttaattgtggtaaaacatataacataaaatttaccaccttaaccaatTCTGAGTGTACAGTACAGATATATGTTAAGTATatcatattgttgtgcaacaaATCTCCAGAACTCCTTCATCTTGCCAACCTGaatctctatacccattaaataacaGCTGCCCATTGCCCCCTCTCCTGAACCCCCATCAAGTACccttttgctttgtttcactgatttttgactactctagatacttCACATAAGTGGAGTTATACAGCATTTGTCATTTGGTGACTGGTGTATTTCAtgcagcataatgtcctcaaggttcatacAAGTTGTAGCCTGTGACAGGACTTCCTTCTTTGtgaggctgaatactattccagtGCATGCAGAgactacattttgcttatccactcACTTGtgagggacacttgggttgctttcaccttttggttattgtgaataatgctgccatgaaaaTAGGCTTACAGctttgaacaattttttaaaattatttctgtatatttgGCTGGCATATGGCCAAACAGCACAAACATAGCCAATTTTTATTGAGGTCTTAGTCCATACCAGATTCTGTgctaaatatttcacatatataatgTTCACACTTATTTCTCTCAACACCCCCATTTTATGGTAAGGAAACTGGGGTGCAGAATGACAGAGTCATTTGCCGTGGTCACACACAAGGCCAATAATGTGCTAGAACTGGGATGAGGCACAGGCCCATCTGTACTCATATACATCCTGAGCTCTGAGAGTAGAAGGTTTTGACTCCCTGTTCAGTTGTCTATCCTCAAAGTGCTAGTTTTAGAATCCTGTGGATACTTAGTAAAAATCCCCGACCAACCAGTGAAGGAACAATATGAGCAAGAGCCTCTCTTTCTAGCAAAATAATGAATCCTGTTCACACAGGCATGCCAAACTCTGTGACAGCCCCTTTAGCTGGGTGCTAGTAAAGCAGTTAACACATCCAGATGGAAAGCAGGAACCACACATGGAGCCTGCAGCCCACACCCACACAGGAAGGCTTCAGGATCTTGCCCTTCTCCCCTCACTCACCCAGTGGTTGGTGAAGTTTCTGGTGAGAATGGCAGGAGCAAAGGAGCGGGCAGGGTTCATGCCTGCACCAGTATAATACATCTGCAAAAGACACAGTCATAACTGAGACACTTTCCCCTCCTCTACCTCAGCTTCTCTCCCTACAACCCACATACCCCTGAGGGCTGGCACCTTGCCCCCAGCCAGCAGCAAGTAGGGAAGGACAAACTACGTGGGGGCTCCACAGTGGAGGAAAGGCACTGATACCTTATCTGGGGTCAGACTATGGATCCATAGACAAAGCCCGCATCTACCCATGATGCATACATTTCCACCTTGGGGTCAAGAAGGACCAGATACAGAGGTCACAGAAGAGAGGACTAGAACAGTGTTGAATCCTCTTGTTGCCGACTGAAACAGAGTGAGGTGGCCTATGTTCATGTTTGACAGTGAGCTGGGCAGAAAGAAACTTCAAAAGTTGCGAAAGGGCGAGGGGCCCTAGAATCCTTAAACAAGAAGTTTCTCCCCTTTCCTGCTTACCCCAAAGAGGTGCcccagggtgagggagaagcCAACAGCCAGGGCTACAGATCCCAGGCGGCCATTCCGCCTCTCGTCGTATGTGGCAAAGATGCAGAGCACAAACTGGAGCGTCAGGAAGATCTCCACCGTGGTGGCCTGGCCCACACTCACCCCAGGGTGCAACtgggcaaaggaagaagaaaggaggcagCTCGTTAGGGTTGCCACAATGTTACCTCCTCAAGGCTTCCCACACAGCAACCCCCTTATGGCCATCAGTTCCCTGGAGAGGGAGGATACAACCCCCTTCACAgtaattgtatttctttcttaatttctcctaaTAATACTCCTTCGTGGTAGAAAGAATTGTACCCACttatgcagatgaggaagctgaggctccagGCCCCGTCAGGTAAAATAAGTTTCCTCAAGAAACTGCAAGGAGTTGGAAGGAAAGCTGAAACCAGAACTCGGGTCTCTTGAGTCAGTCCAGGCCTTTATGCCTTCCTACTCCTCCAAACTACCTTTGACACATGCGCGTgcgcacacagacacagacacacagacacacacacaatgtcccACACCCCTGAGGAGCTGATCGGCCTCCACCAGGCGGGGAGTCAGGGTACCAGGTTCCTCCAGCCCCACTTAGCTGACCATTACCGTATTAAGTGCTAGGTTTCCTCGGACGGCAGGCGGGGTGACACTATACAGCACGGCGGCCCCAGCCACAGCTCCCAGGAGTTGGGCTGCCATATAGCAGAAGGCACGGAGCAGAGACATCTGGGAACCCACAAGGAAGGCGAAAGTGACTGCAGGATTGACATGGGCCCCGCTGATGTGGCCCACAGCCTGCACCAGTGTAGCCAGGGCCAGGCCAAAGGCCAGAGCCACCTGCAGGACATGCAGGGGTCCGGGGGCCCAACGCAGTGAGGCCCCCAATCCGAAAAAGACATAGAAGAGGGTGGCAAAGAACTCAGCAAATATGGCCCTCCAGAAGGAGGCTGACCGCAGTTCCCACATGGCAGGGGGGATGGGCACAATGCTTGGGTCCCTGATACCCCCCTGGCCGTTCTGGGTGGACAGTCCCCTTTATAGAGGACTCTTAatccctgggaggggcaggctgaAGTGGCTGGCCCAGCCTCTTAACCCTTTCACAGCTGCAGAGGGCTGGGCCCACTCTTATGCATCTGATAAAGCTGCTGgattttcccctccctcttccatgGGAGAAGAGCCATGGGTGTTGGTTAGGGTGGGGGTTGGAGTCAGGGCTAGAGAGCCTCTGAGCGAAAAGGACCAAGAACAGGGGGACTGtaaaaagtctgtttttctttttgtgtcaaAGTTGGGGATCGTGATCCTGATTGACATCTATATTAGAACACTCCTCAACTCTGCTTGGAAGATCAGTCAAACTGAGTTCACTTCGTAGGGTATGAGACTGTGCTCCTGGGGGCCTTCATTCTTCTCTGAGTCGGCCAGGGgtaagggtgggggtgggggtcaggggtggGGTCCAGCAGGGAAGTTGGATAACTGAAGAGAATTCTTTAGTTCTCTGGGATTAGAGGGCCTTTTCCCATTGGTTGGTTTGGTCTGGAATCTGTGGACCCTGCAGCTCTGGGACAGAATAGTTCTGCTGTGTCTGGTTTTCTCCAAGCCCAGGTTCCCTACCCCCAACCCATGCCGGCACCTCCCTTTCCAAACCCTCAGCCTGGCCTTGTAAACCACAGAGACAGGAGGAAGAACCTATCTGCCATGGATAGGTTGGGCGTGGGGCTGGGGGACTGGAGAGGAGAAAAGGGCTTACTAGCTAAATTTCAGAACCAGCTTAAACTTCATCTTTCCTAACTCACAAAGTCCTAGCAGTAAGTACTGAAAAGAAAGTACTGAAACTGAGTCATAGCTATGGAGCAATGGGAGGGTCTAATGCCTCCTAATATGGTCCTAATCAGGACCCTGGGGTCTTAAATTTGATCCCTAAGGAAAAGCCTGGGGATAGGGGTGTCTGGAGAAGCAGGCTGatcaaggagagagaagaggacaaAATGGGGTAGGAGAATATGGGGAAAGAGGTGCAGTTGTGCTCAGGCTTGATGAGGGACCTGGGACCTAGAGGTGGGGGCTCTGCAGTGGTAGAGAAGGCAGAATGGGACACACTGGTAGGTTCTACCATTTCTACATCATGGCAAGTTGTACAGGTCACAAGCTTTTCCCATGAAGCACCAGAGGAgaacaaaaatttaaaggaaagttCTGCAATATTGGTCCCCAGCATTGGTCCCATCCAGTATacctgtggggagagaggaggaacacaGATTAGGGCCTGTGTGCCTCTCTTCCTCCAATATCCAGCTTGGGAATGGATAGGAACAGTTACAGCGAAGGCAGAGAGCCCATCTAACCCACCCACATGTAGAAAGTTGCTGAGAACAGGTCAAAGGGCACCCAAGAAGACTGGAGCTCCcaattttacagaagagaaacaaTCCATTAGAGATCCTTGGAATCTCTTGGGTTTTAGAAGCCCCACCAATCTCCTCACTTTAGGCCCTGTAACCCTTGTTGCATCTCATCCAAAGATGCTCCCAGTTCCCAGTCACCTCTGTTGGCCCCAGGGAGTATGTAGGGTCCATGCTGATTCTGGGAAAGGAGTCCGGGACAGGACAGAGGGTAGTACGTCATGGTGTTAAGAGCAGAGACTCTGGCAACAGATACTTTGGTCCAGATGTGGATGAGAATACAAAGTGACAGAACTAGTTAAGACTGCCAGTgggagtgggcgcctgggtggctcagatggttaagcgtctgccttcggctcgggtcatgatcccagggtcctgggatcg from Halichoerus grypus chromosome 6, mHalGry1.hap1.1, whole genome shotgun sequence harbors:
- the MIP gene encoding lens fiber major intrinsic protein, translating into MWELRSASFWRAIFAEFFATLFYVFFGLGASLRWAPGPLHVLQVALAFGLALATLVQAVGHISGAHVNPAVTFAFLVGSQMSLLRAFCYMAAQLLGAVAGAAVLYSVTPPAVRGNLALNTLHPGVSVGQATTVEIFLTLQFVLCIFATYDERRNGRLGSVALAVGFSLTLGHLFGMYYTGAGMNPARSFAPAILTRNFTNHWVYWVGPIIGGGLGSLLYDFLLFPRLKSVSERLSILKGARPSDSNGQPESTGEPVELKTQAL